In Geminocystis sp. NIES-3709, a single genomic region encodes these proteins:
- a CDS encoding CsbD family protein: MGLKDKAKATAKNVEGKIQETYGNMTDDPKNQVAGKAKQAEAKVKHTVEDVKDEAKKATD; encoded by the coding sequence ATGGGCTTAAAAGATAAAGCTAAAGCAACGGCTAAAAATGTTGAAGGAAAAATTCAAGAAACCTATGGAAATATGACGGATGATCCTAAAAATCAAGTAGCTGGAAAGGCAAAACAAGCAGAAGCTAAAGTTAAACACACTGTTGAAGATGTTAAAGATGAAGCAAAAAAAGCGACCGACTAA
- a CDS encoding serine hydrolase translates to MSLFLSRTHGENHYNRKSSPTKTKRKQPPSRKPSGVGTSSLNGRVIKTSNVVSPNQSITSENKSNDSLGNVILSNVFRLAIIGVGMGTIFGSILANIDLTKPLFPDVNLPFIDSLLTKITQNKLEVPTNTIESQRKNESEEKTNNNESLTFTQELGDLKNKFIQLKTKYPNLEPGAFFVDLDNGSFVNFNGTTTFSAASTIKIPILVAFFQDVDAGKIYLDEQLATSAKNIGSGSGGMQYQPIGTKYTAIHTATEMIINSDNTATNMIIERLGGKDELNKRFKEWGLDVTLINNSLPDLEGTNTTSPKDLAITLAKVNQGELISLRSRDRLLDIMRQTRTRTLLPQGIEKDATIAHKTGDIGTILGDAGIVDIPTGKRYIGGVLVKRPYNDYSARTLIQEISRTAYQHFKWYQPRPSLQTSSNASNTTSSN, encoded by the coding sequence TTGTCTTTATTCTTATCTCGAACCCACGGCGAAAACCATTATAATCGCAAATCATCTCCTACAAAAACTAAAAGAAAACAACCTCCTTCCAGAAAACCCTCTGGAGTCGGCACAAGTTCTCTTAATGGCAGAGTCATTAAAACAAGTAATGTGGTTTCTCCCAATCAATCCATTACATCGGAGAATAAGTCGAACGATAGTTTAGGAAATGTCATACTCAGTAACGTTTTCCGATTAGCAATTATCGGGGTAGGCATGGGAACTATTTTTGGAAGTATTTTGGCAAATATTGATTTAACTAAGCCTTTATTTCCTGATGTAAATTTACCTTTTATTGATAGTTTGTTAACAAAAATTACTCAAAATAAATTAGAAGTACCAACAAATACTATTGAGTCTCAACGTAAAAATGAATCAGAGGAAAAAACTAATAATAATGAATCTCTGACATTTACTCAAGAATTAGGAGATCTGAAAAACAAATTTATTCAATTAAAAACTAAGTATCCGAACTTAGAACCGGGTGCGTTTTTTGTGGACTTAGATAACGGCTCTTTTGTAAATTTTAACGGCACAACCACTTTCTCAGCCGCTAGTACCATCAAAATCCCTATATTGGTGGCATTTTTTCAAGATGTAGATGCAGGAAAAATTTATTTGGATGAACAACTTGCCACTAGTGCTAAAAATATCGGTAGTGGTTCAGGTGGAATGCAATATCAACCAATAGGTACAAAATATACTGCGATTCACACCGCTACAGAAATGATTATTAATAGTGATAATACTGCTACTAATATGATTATTGAGCGTTTAGGAGGTAAAGATGAATTAAATAAACGATTTAAAGAGTGGGGATTAGATGTCACATTAATTAATAATTCTTTACCTGATTTAGAAGGTACAAATACCACCAGTCCAAAGGATTTAGCCATTACCTTAGCTAAAGTTAATCAAGGAGAATTGATCTCTTTACGATCGCGCGATCGATTGTTAGATATAATGAGACAAACTCGCACCAGAACCTTATTACCCCAAGGCATCGAAAAAGATGCAACGATCGCCCATAAAACAGGGGATATAGGCACAATATTAGGAGATGCAGGAATTGTGGATATACCGACAGGAAAACGATATATCGGGGGAGTTTTAGTTAAACGTCCTTATAATGATTATTCCGCTAGAACATTGATACAAGAAATTTCCCGCACTGCCTATCAACATTTTAAATGGTATCAACCACGTCCCTCTTTACAAACTTCTTCTAATGCCTCTAATACAACATCAAGCAATTAA
- the lpdA gene encoding dihydrolipoyl dehydrogenase, with the protein MSQFDYDLIIIGAGVGGHGAALHAVKMGLKTAIVEAGDMGGTCVNRGCIPSKALLAASGKVRELSHNEHLQSMGVNVGGVSFDRKLIADHANDLVSKIQSDLTNSLTRLKVDIIRGWGKVLASQKVGVITDNGEKVFTAKEIMLCPGSTPFVPRGVEVDGKTVYTSDQAVKLESLPQWIAIIGSGYIGLEFADVYTALGSEITMIEALDQLMPTFDPDIAKIAEKVLINSRDIETYTGVFATKITPGNPVTIELTDAKTKEVVEVLEVDACLVATGRIPATKNLGLENLGIETERGFIPVNDKMQVLKNGEVVPHLWAVGDANGKMMLAHAASGQGIIAVENMCGNEKSIDYRSIPAAAFTHPEISYVGLNEPQAKELGKNENFEVATAKTFFKGNSKALAEKETDGIAKIIYRKDTGELLGVHIIGIHASDLIQEAANAIANRESVHNLAFNIHAHPTLSEVLDEAYKRAS; encoded by the coding sequence ATGAGTCAGTTTGATTATGATTTAATCATTATAGGTGCTGGTGTTGGTGGTCATGGCGCGGCACTTCATGCTGTTAAAATGGGTTTGAAAACTGCTATTGTCGAAGCGGGAGATATGGGAGGCACTTGTGTTAATCGTGGTTGTATCCCTTCTAAAGCCTTGTTAGCCGCATCAGGCAAAGTGAGAGAATTATCCCATAACGAACATTTACAGAGTATGGGAGTTAATGTTGGTGGTGTTAGTTTCGATCGAAAACTCATAGCTGATCATGCTAACGATTTAGTAAGCAAAATTCAATCAGATTTAACTAATAGTTTAACCCGTCTTAAGGTGGATATTATTAGAGGTTGGGGAAAAGTTTTAGCATCTCAAAAAGTAGGAGTTATCACCGACAACGGCGAAAAAGTTTTTACTGCTAAAGAAATTATGCTCTGCCCCGGCTCAACTCCCTTCGTGCCTAGAGGTGTGGAAGTTGATGGCAAAACCGTTTATACTAGCGATCAAGCTGTCAAATTGGAATCTTTACCCCAGTGGATAGCCATTATTGGAAGTGGTTATATTGGTTTAGAATTTGCTGATGTTTATACAGCGTTGGGTAGTGAAATTACTATGATTGAAGCGTTAGATCAATTAATGCCTACCTTTGATCCAGATATTGCTAAAATTGCAGAAAAAGTTTTAATTAATAGTCGTGACATCGAAACCTATACAGGAGTTTTCGCTACCAAAATTACCCCCGGTAATCCAGTTACGATCGAACTTACTGATGCTAAAACAAAAGAAGTAGTAGAAGTATTAGAAGTGGATGCTTGTTTGGTGGCAACAGGAAGAATCCCCGCTACCAAAAACTTAGGCTTAGAAAATCTCGGTATTGAAACAGAAAGAGGTTTTATCCCTGTTAACGACAAAATGCAGGTATTGAAAAATGGTGAAGTTGTACCTCATCTTTGGGCAGTGGGTGATGCTAACGGTAAAATGATGTTAGCCCATGCGGCTTCAGGACAGGGTATTATAGCCGTAGAGAATATGTGTGGCAACGAAAAATCGATCGATTATCGTAGTATCCCGGCGGCGGCTTTCACCCATCCCGAAATCAGCTATGTGGGTTTAAATGAACCTCAGGCAAAAGAATTGGGGAAAAATGAAAATTTTGAAGTAGCAACAGCTAAAACCTTCTTTAAAGGTAATTCTAAAGCCCTTGCAGAGAAAGAAACTGATGGTATCGCAAAGATAATTTATCGTAAAGATACAGGAGAGTTACTCGGTGTTCATATTATCGGGATTCATGCTTCAGATTTAATTCAAGAGGCGGCTAATGCGATCGCCAATCGGGAATCAGTGCATAATTTAGCTTTTAATATCCACGCACATCCAACTCTTTCAGAAGTGCTAGACGAGGCTTATAAACGAGCCAGTTAA
- the menC gene encoding o-succinylbenzoate synthase → MMKIEQINLYNLSIPFIHPFRFSNGELLSHTCLIVAVKSEGITGWGECPTFEQPYYTYETITTAIHILKDFLIPKLLGKNINSPTEIRELLGFVRGHNMAKSALDCAVWDVFAKQKNIPLSQLLGGVRDKVKVGVSVSLEKDIELLLARVGHYVYEGYQRIKLKISPQWGIKPLQAVREKYPDLMLMADANSAFTLDDLPLFQEMDKLNLVMIEQPLAYDDLLDHSYLQSSIKTPICLDESINSVHDTRLAIELKSAQVINLKISRVGGITNALEIHDLCQQAGIKLWCGGMLESGIGRATNLHIASLPNFVLPADISATNRYFEEDITNTPAQLNCADSTIDVPKNIGIGVEVVEEMIFKYQI, encoded by the coding sequence ATGATGAAAATAGAGCAAATAAACTTATACAATTTATCGATACCTTTCATTCATCCATTTAGATTTAGCAACGGTGAATTATTAAGTCATACTTGCTTAATTGTCGCTGTAAAAAGTGAAGGTATAACGGGATGGGGAGAATGTCCAACTTTTGAGCAACCTTATTATACTTATGAAACAATTACTACTGCTATTCATATTCTCAAAGATTTTTTAATCCCAAAACTTTTGGGTAAAAATATTAATTCTCCTACAGAAATCAGGGAGTTGCTCGGTTTTGTGCGAGGACATAATATGGCAAAATCAGCTTTAGACTGTGCTGTTTGGGATGTCTTTGCTAAACAAAAGAATATTCCCTTATCTCAATTATTAGGAGGTGTTAGGGATAAAGTAAAGGTGGGTGTTAGTGTTTCTTTAGAGAAAGATATAGAGTTGTTATTAGCAAGAGTGGGGCATTATGTTTATGAAGGTTATCAAAGGATTAAGTTAAAAATTTCTCCCCAATGGGGAATAAAACCCTTACAAGCAGTCAGAGAAAAATATCCCGATTTGATGTTGATGGCTGATGCTAACTCTGCTTTTACCCTTGATGATTTACCTTTATTTCAAGAGATGGATAAGTTAAACTTGGTGATGATCGAGCAACCTTTGGCTTATGATGATTTATTAGATCATAGTTATCTACAATCTTCCATTAAAACTCCTATATGTCTTGATGAAAGCATTAACTCTGTTCATGATACTCGATTAGCGATCGAGCTTAAATCAGCACAGGTAATTAACTTAAAAATTTCGAGGGTTGGAGGTATAACAAATGCTTTAGAAATTCATGATTTATGCCAACAAGCGGGAATCAAATTATGGTGTGGAGGAATGCTAGAATCAGGAATAGGTAGAGCGACAAATCTACATATCGCTAGTTTACCGAATTTTGTTTTACCGGCGGATATTTCTGCTACTAACCGCTATTTTGAGGAAGATATAACTAATACTCCTGCCCAATTAAACTGTGCAGATTCAACTATTGATGTACCAAAAAATATCGGTATTGGAGTAGAAGTTGTAGAAGAAATGATTTTCAAGTATCAAATCTAG
- a CDS encoding bifunctional riboflavin kinase/FAD synthetase has product MVLKIITTSLNNILQDNITITGSCSIALGNFDGIHKGHQQVIQPIFDYPDSTPSLVTFIPHPEEFFTGTKKLLLTPIPEKCRILEQLGVEQLILLPFDQELAHLSPEEFINKILIKYIKAQFISVGEDFRFGYQRQGNAEYLQILANKYDVKVSITKEQNLTINQESIRISSSYIRESLESGKTELAKEMLGREYQICGKVIEGKKLGRQIGFPTANLEVVPEKFLPKIGVYIVKVGFDNKNYWGVMNIGKRPTIDGKNISIEVHLLDFNGNLYHKNLTLKLIKFLRSEQKFSSLDELKTQIQLDTNQAFFFLEHQYSLKNKM; this is encoded by the coding sequence ATGGTGCTGAAAATTATCACAACATCGCTCAATAATATTCTACAAGATAACATCACGATCACTGGTTCTTGCTCGATCGCCCTTGGTAATTTTGATGGCATTCATAAAGGACATCAGCAGGTAATTCAGCCCATTTTTGACTATCCCGATTCAACTCCTTCTTTAGTAACTTTCATACCTCATCCTGAAGAATTTTTTACTGGGACAAAAAAACTACTTCTTACCCCTATTCCTGAAAAATGTAGAATATTAGAACAATTGGGAGTTGAACAATTAATATTATTACCTTTCGATCAAGAATTAGCCCATTTAAGTCCAGAAGAATTTATTAATAAGATTTTAATTAAATATATTAAAGCTCAATTTATTAGTGTTGGAGAAGATTTTCGATTCGGTTATCAAAGACAAGGCAATGCTGAATATTTACAAATATTAGCGAATAAATATGATGTAAAAGTAAGCATTACTAAAGAACAAAATTTAACTATCAATCAAGAGTCAATAAGAATTAGTAGTTCTTATATTCGGGAGAGTCTTGAGTCAGGGAAAACTGAATTAGCGAAAGAAATGTTAGGACGAGAATATCAAATTTGTGGGAAAGTTATTGAAGGAAAAAAATTAGGCCGACAAATAGGTTTCCCTACAGCAAATTTAGAAGTTGTGCCAGAAAAATTTTTACCAAAAATTGGAGTTTATATCGTTAAAGTGGGATTTGATAATAAGAATTATTGGGGAGTAATGAACATAGGAAAACGTCCTACTATTGATGGTAAAAATATCTCGATCGAGGTTCATTTACTAGATTTTAATGGTAATTTATACCATAAAAATTTAACGTTGAAATTAATTAAGTTTCTGCGTTCTGAACAAAAATTTTCTTCTTTAGATGAGCTAAAAACACAGATACAGCTTGACACAAACCAAGCATTTTTTTTTCTGGAACATCAATATTCGCTTAAAAATAAGATGTAA
- a CDS encoding serine/threonine-protein kinase, which translates to MSLGKKDNRILGDRYQLVELIGSGAMGQVYRAEDQVLGGVTVAVKFLSQTLLNEKMRHRFEREATISALLGEKSIHIIRVRDYGIDENEVPYYVMEFLEGQSLSDIIKFQPLELKRFLYITRQICVGMDTAHSGIMLHKELCQVVHRDIKPSNVSVMQDPTLGELVKILDFGIAKLVQANATQTHSFMGTLAYCSPEQMEGKELDNRSDIYSLGVMMYEMLTLEMPILPETSSFGAWYKAHHDFQPRPFDPHLKIPSDLKNIILKCMAKSRDDRPQTVAEILRIIERIEKQNNRNNEGKVTNYSGQQTIIADQGQGKNQSQNQSQDKTEFSETVVAPSQKSQSQVSKDTKLTWPKNKPIQKIVFPRIVNTQTETYPSLWVMLDKQDILNRIVSIRYNQFLFLSSPHPMILWITVIYNPTYGPRWLPCYLDLKSESSRQVVSSLAELGSYKILFFALEEPEKCHHSMISTIASNQCAIMRDWVKNSTNFSDKGDANLSRKRLRDEFERLKPRIVQKLAESYN; encoded by the coding sequence ATGAGTTTAGGGAAAAAAGATAATCGTATATTAGGCGATCGTTATCAATTAGTAGAACTAATTGGTTCAGGTGCTATGGGACAAGTTTATAGAGCCGAAGATCAAGTATTAGGTGGCGTAACCGTAGCCGTCAAATTCCTATCCCAAACTCTACTTAACGAAAAAATGCGTCATCGCTTTGAAAGAGAAGCTACTATTAGTGCTCTTTTGGGAGAAAAAAGTATTCATATCATCCGAGTCAGAGATTATGGTATTGACGAGAATGAAGTCCCTTACTACGTTATGGAATTTTTAGAAGGACAGAGTTTGAGCGATATTATTAAATTTCAACCTCTCGAGTTAAAACGATTCCTTTACATCACCCGTCAAATTTGTGTGGGAATGGATACCGCTCATAGTGGAATAATGCTACACAAAGAACTTTGCCAAGTAGTACATAGGGATATCAAACCTAGCAATGTCTCTGTAATGCAAGATCCTACGCTGGGAGAGTTAGTAAAAATTCTCGATTTTGGAATTGCAAAATTAGTACAGGCGAATGCGACTCAAACTCATTCATTTATGGGAACTTTGGCTTATTGTTCTCCCGAACAAATGGAGGGCAAAGAGTTAGATAATCGATCGGACATTTACAGTTTAGGGGTGATGATGTATGAAATGTTAACCCTAGAAATGCCTATTTTACCAGAAACTTCTTCTTTTGGAGCGTGGTATAAAGCACATCATGATTTCCAACCTCGCCCTTTTGATCCCCATTTAAAGATACCTTCAGATTTAAAAAATATTATCCTGAAGTGTATGGCAAAATCCAGAGACGATCGTCCTCAAACCGTTGCAGAAATTTTAAGGATAATTGAAAGAATAGAGAAACAAAATAATCGCAATAATGAAGGAAAAGTTACCAATTATTCTGGTCAGCAAACAATTATAGCCGATCAAGGACAAGGAAAAAATCAAAGTCAAAATCAAAGTCAAGATAAAACAGAATTTTCAGAAACTGTAGTCGCACCTTCTCAGAAATCTCAATCCCAAGTATCAAAAGACACAAAACTTACTTGGCCTAAAAATAAGCCGATACAAAAAATAGTTTTCCCTCGTATAGTTAATACTCAAACGGAAACCTATCCTAGTTTGTGGGTAATGCTAGATAAGCAAGATATTTTGAATCGTATCGTTAGTATCCGCTATAATCAATTTTTGTTTCTTAGTTCACCCCATCCGATGATTCTTTGGATTACAGTTATTTATAATCCTACTTATGGTCCTCGCTGGTTGCCGTGTTATTTAGATTTAAAGAGTGAAAGTTCTCGACAAGTGGTGTCTTCTTTAGCGGAATTGGGTAGTTATAAAATCCTCTTTTTTGCTTTAGAAGAACCGGAAAAATGTCATCATAGTATGATTTCCACGATCGCCTCCAATCAATGTGCTATCATGCGAGACTGGGTAAAAAACAGCACTAACTTTAGTGACAAGGGAGACGCCAATCTCAGTCGCAAACGGTTGAGGGATGAATTTGAGCGATTAAAACCTCGTATTGTACAAAAATTAGCAGAAAGCTATAATTAG
- a CDS encoding transposase encodes MIKQTGCEVIFLPSYSPDLNKIEKFWARLKNYVSKIITEGKNLIDAVNEAFIVLS; translated from the coding sequence TTGATCAAACAAACTGGATGTGAAGTGATATTTTTGCCGAGCTACTCACCAGATTTAAACAAGATAGAAAAATTCTGGGCAAGACTCAAAAATTATGTAAGTAAAATTATCACAGAAGGTAAAAATTTGATTGATGCAGTGAATGAGGCATTTATAGTTTTGTCCTAA
- a CDS encoding helix-turn-helix transcriptional regulator, which produces MDNSVIFDPNTIILLPNRRRKSERIVDWSELTFETNNEETIIHFSPRLGKGYNRQISLRGGLTIEIIHVQLRETMYLERKHENIFPLTAHFYLSGMSTVETLNTSEIKPNYTESRGQNYLYHLPDLAEVEKWSCSTEIKVISIYAPLDYFHGFCLEKKTPSNPVLELINKNRTSLFHDQSSRFHLPLGKNTPEMEKALHQIYQCPYHGLMKQLYLESKALELFALQFNCCNSCPFIPQKSSLKKDDLDRVEYAKDILIKSSLNPPSLNELARKVGLNDRKLKQGFKELFSTTVFGYLYNCRMQQAQELLRDSNLTIAQIATRVGYSNPEAFSTAFKRKFAQSPKNYQLKKELLI; this is translated from the coding sequence ATGGATAATTCTGTAATATTCGATCCCAATACTATTATCCTTTTACCAAATCGTCGCCGTAAGAGTGAAAGAATTGTCGATTGGAGTGAGTTAACCTTTGAAACTAATAATGAAGAGACAATTATTCATTTTTCCCCAAGACTAGGGAAAGGATACAATCGTCAGATTAGTTTAAGAGGGGGATTAACTATCGAAATTATCCATGTACAATTGAGAGAAACTATGTACTTAGAGAGGAAACATGAAAATATTTTCCCCTTGACAGCACATTTTTATCTTTCGGGAATGTCAACCGTAGAAACTCTCAACACATCGGAAATTAAACCAAATTATACTGAATCACGAGGACAAAACTATCTTTACCATTTGCCTGATTTAGCTGAAGTGGAAAAATGGTCTTGTAGTACAGAAATTAAAGTAATCAGTATTTATGCACCATTAGATTATTTTCATGGTTTTTGCTTGGAGAAAAAAACTCCCTCTAATCCCGTGCTAGAGTTAATTAATAAAAATCGTACCTCGCTGTTTCACGATCAATCTTCCAGATTTCATTTACCGTTAGGGAAAAATACTCCAGAAATGGAAAAAGCCTTACATCAAATTTATCAATGTCCGTATCATGGTTTAATGAAGCAATTATATTTAGAAAGTAAAGCCTTAGAATTATTTGCTTTGCAATTTAATTGTTGTAATTCATGTCCATTTATTCCTCAAAAATCGAGTCTCAAAAAAGATGATCTCGATCGAGTAGAATATGCCAAAGATATTTTAATCAAGTCTTCCCTAAATCCTCCTTCCTTAAATGAATTAGCGAGAAAAGTAGGATTGAACGATCGTAAATTAAAACAAGGATTTAAGGAATTATTCAGCACAACCGTATTCGGTTATTTATATAATTGTCGAATGCAACAAGCACAAGAATTATTGAGAGACTCTAACTTAACCATCGCTCAAATTGCCACTAGGGTAGGTTATTCTAATCCCGAAGCCTTTAGCACCGCCTTTAAACGCAAATTTGCCCAAAGTCCTAAAAATTATCAATTAAAAAAGGAGTTGCTGATTTAA